In Streptomyces chartreusis NRRL 3882, the following are encoded in one genomic region:
- a CDS encoding SsgA family sporulation/cell division regulator encodes MSIVIEQPVEARLVAAAPRMPSIPATLHYDRRDPFAVRMTFPAPATLEGVEVCWTFSRELLAAGLRNAEGHGDVRVRPYGYDRTVLEFHAPEGTAVVHVRSGEVRRFLEATSELVPVGLEHLQLDLDHDLAELMRDAC; translated from the coding sequence TTGTCCATCGTCATCGAGCAGCCCGTGGAGGCCCGCCTCGTCGCCGCCGCGCCGCGTATGCCGAGCATTCCCGCGACGCTCCACTACGACCGGCGTGATCCGTTCGCCGTCCGTATGACCTTCCCCGCCCCGGCCACGCTGGAGGGTGTCGAGGTCTGCTGGACCTTCTCCCGCGAGCTGCTCGCCGCGGGCCTCAGGAACGCCGAGGGCCACGGCGACGTGCGGGTGCGGCCGTACGGGTACGACCGCACGGTGCTGGAGTTCCACGCCCCCGAGGGCACCGCCGTGGTGCACGTCCGCTCCGGCGAGGTGCGCCGGTTCCTGGAGGCCACGAGCGAGCTGGTGCCGGTCGGCCTGGAGCACCTCCAGCTGGATCTGGACCACGACCTGGCGGAGCTGATGCGGGACGCGTGCTGA
- a CDS encoding isocitrate lyase/PEP mutase family protein: MTNQTDRALAFRALHIPGSPLVLPNAWDAVSARLVEDAGAAAVATTSAGLVWALGAPDGERVDRPTALAAVARIAEAVTVPVTADIESGYAEDTEGLAGTVRAVIAAGAVGVNIEDARYGAGTGGPLRDVGEQAERIAAVREASDAAGVPLFVNARTDTFLSGVGGVDLTLERAAAFRAAGADGIFVPGAVDPGIVKELADGVDGPLNVMAGPGAPTVAELAALGAARVSVGSGIAQAAHALVRRAARELLDTGTYRSLADGLDYGEVNALLERER; the protein is encoded by the coding sequence ATGACGAACCAGACCGACCGAGCCCTGGCCTTCCGTGCCCTGCACATCCCCGGATCCCCGCTGGTCCTGCCCAATGCCTGGGACGCGGTGAGCGCCCGCCTCGTCGAGGACGCCGGTGCCGCAGCGGTGGCGACGACCAGCGCCGGGCTCGTCTGGGCGCTCGGCGCGCCGGACGGCGAGCGGGTGGACCGCCCCACGGCCCTCGCCGCCGTCGCCCGCATCGCCGAGGCCGTGACCGTCCCCGTGACGGCGGACATCGAAAGCGGCTACGCCGAGGACACCGAGGGCCTCGCCGGCACCGTCCGCGCCGTTATCGCCGCAGGAGCGGTGGGCGTGAACATCGAGGACGCGCGCTACGGCGCCGGAACGGGCGGTCCGCTGCGGGACGTCGGCGAGCAGGCCGAGCGAATCGCCGCCGTCCGTGAGGCGTCCGACGCGGCGGGCGTGCCGTTGTTCGTCAACGCCCGGACGGACACCTTCCTGAGCGGCGTCGGGGGAGTCGACCTCACCCTGGAACGGGCCGCCGCCTTCCGCGCCGCCGGTGCCGACGGGATCTTCGTCCCCGGGGCCGTCGACCCGGGGATCGTCAAGGAGCTGGCGGACGGCGTCGACGGGCCGCTGAACGTCATGGCCGGACCCGGCGCACCGACGGTCGCCGAACTGGCCGCCCTGGGCGCCGCCCGGGTCAGCGTGGGCTCGGGCATCGCCCAGGCCGCCCACGCCCTGGTCCGCCGGGCCGCGCGGGAGCTGCTGGACACGGGGACGTACCGGTCACTGGCGGACGGACTCGACTACGGCGAGGTCAACGCCCTGCTGGAGCGGGAACGTTAG